In one Colletotrichum destructivum chromosome 2, complete sequence genomic region, the following are encoded:
- a CDS encoding Putative rad21/Rec8-like protein, with amino-acid sequence MWLMPPKSARTNPCPIPAPSFCLSIGTASRERRPLHLDSPLLLTSSITLIAAHRAFAAIATAASHSSAFRDRDHLLSCRRASKFARVRPRPDRYIPNATRFPTTTRSRVYQSFCKPPLHPRRASLPIYLASSSSCFLLLFSYTFILLCSVAAMFYSETLLQKSGPLARVWLSANIERKLSKTHILQSNLPDSVEAIITPGQAPMALRLSGQLLLGVVRIYNRKARYLLEDCNEASMKIKMAFRSSDNHDMAVANLYANNREALLLPDKITPLDNLDLPPPPDAAWLLSQMDDVAATPVGRKGRVSHRDINLQEDFNNSQFLTQGDTLDDELELAPMEDLDLELDFGMDIDDRPTRMDTTIEMGRDAPLARSVEDDIFSELDIMPRGKDQPEREPSLGLALDFGDDNVRIADEEGDIQMGDDNEFQFPTGDQSLAPGFPGALDMPRARISESPLSEIDPEFAREVEEEYSRIQHTDLYEPDEDQERTVVRHPQRSKKRKILLPDEQTMLSSNHIKDQQANHGNILRAQSFLPRDPFVLALMEMQKSGGFVSNIMLEGRSAGWAPELRGMLSLEAVSRSSELKRKRDSGIADVESDHGATSKSPRLITEEEDVFAVEGAGFGNQSVAGDGTVLEIPADEEGIAFGGDDDDTARPISGQGSPMPDFDETTAPAVHPQDSGPVSIGTKHAVHILRDIFGPEAEHDAAKRKNTAVVFQDLLPEQRTTKADATKMFFECLVLATKDAIKVEQGEALGAPIRVRAKRGLWGAWAEREAGGEIAEEEEANQPEPAAVSAPAVAVEA; translated from the exons ATGTGGCTGATGCCACCAAAATCTGCGCGGACCAACCCCTGCCCAATCCCAGCCCCGTCATTTTGCCTCTCCATTGGCACGGCATCCAGAGAGAGAAGACCACTACACCTTGACTCCCCCCTCCTACTCACCTCCTCCATCACCCTCATCGCTGCCCATCGCGCTTTTGCTGCTATCGCTACCGCTGCAAGTCACTCTTCAGCCTTTCGCGATCGAGACCATTTGCTTTCATGTCGCCGCGCCTCGAAGTTTGCGCGTGTTAGACCTCGACCTGATCGCTACATCCCCAACGCGACCCGATTCCCCACAACAACGCGTTCTCGTGTTTACCAGAGCTTCTGTAAACCGCCCCTCCATCCCCGGCGCGCGTCGCTGCCTATATACCTTGCGAGCAGTAGCTCTTGCTTCTTGCTCCTCTTTAGCTATACCTTCATACTACTTtgctccgtcgccgccatgttCTATTCGGAGACGCTCCTCCAAAAGAGCGGGCCGCTGGCCCGCGTTTGGCTGTCGGCCAACATCGAGCGCAAGCTTTCCAAGACGCACATTTTGCAGTCAAACCTGCCGGACAGTGTAGAGGCCATCATCACACCCGGCCAGGCCCCGATGGCCCTTCGTCTGAGCGGTCAGCTGCTTCTCGGTGTCGTCAGGATTTACAACCGTAAAGCCCGATACCTGCTGGAAGATTGCAACGAGGCTTCAATGAAGATTAAAATG GCGTTTCGCTCAAGCGACAACCACGATATGGCTGTTGCCAACCTGTACGCCAACAACCGCGaagcgctgctgctgcctgaCAAGATCACCCCACTCGACAACCTGGATCTTCCCCCGCCTCCCGACGCCGCTTGGCTCTTGTCGCAAATGGACGATGTTGCAGCTACGCCGGTGGGTCGTAAGGGTCGCGTCAGCCATCGCGATATCAACTTGCAAGAAGACTTCAACAACAGCCAGTTCCTCACCCAAGGAGACactctcgacgacgagctggaaTTGGCACCTATGGAGGATCTCGACCTTGAACTTGACTTTGGCATGGACATCGATGATCGCCCCACCCGCATGGACACGACTATCGAGATGGGAAGAGACGCACCCCTGGCACGTTCGGTGGAGGACGACATTTTCAGTGAGCTCGACATTATGCCGCGCGGCAAGGACCAACCCGAACGCGAACCTTCGTTGGGTCTGGCTCTCGATTttggcgacgacaacgtTCGTAtcgcggacgaggagggcgataTCCAGATGGGCGATGACAACGAATTCCAATTCCCCACCGGCGACCAATCTCTCGCCCCAGGATTTCCTGGTGCTCTGGACATGCCACGCGCCCGTATCTCTGAGTCGCCGCTTTCCGAAATCGATCCAGAGTTCGCACGGGAAGTCGAAGAGGAATACTCCCGCATTCAGCACACGGATCTCTACGAGCCGGATGAAGACCAGGAGCGCACCGTTGTTCGCCATCCTCAGCGTTcgaaaaagagaaagatTCTTTTGCCGGATGAGCAGACGATGCTTTCCAGCAACCACATCAAGGATCAGCAGGCCAACCATGGCAACATCCTCAGAGCTCAGTCGTTCCTGCCTAGAGATCCGTTTGTGCTCGCTCTGATGGAGATGCAAAAGAGCGGTGGTTTCGTCTCCAACATCATGCTCGAGGGTCGCAGTGCCGGATGGGCGCCTGAACTAAGGGGCATGCTCTCGCTTGAGGCCGTCAGCCGATCCAGCGAGTTGAAGAGGAAGCGAGACAGCGGCATTGCTGATGTGGAGAGTGATCACGGTGCCACCTCCAAGTCACCCCGCCTCATCacggaagaggaggatgtcTTTGCAGTTGAGGGTGCCGGGTTTGGCAACCAGAGTGTTGCGGGCGACGGCACTGTTCTCGAAATTCCGGCTGACGAGGAAGGTATCGCTTTCGgaggagacgatgacgacacTGCTCGACCTATTTCGGGACAGGGAAGCCCTATGCCCGATTTCGACGAGACGACAGCTCCCGCTGTGCACCCTCAAGACAGCGGTCCTGTCTCGATCGGTACCAAGCATGCTGTGCACATCCTGAGGGATATTTTCGGTCCCGAGGCTGAGCATGACGCTGCGAAGCGCAAAAACACCGCCGTGGTCTTCCAAGACCTGTTGCCGGAGCAGAGGACGACAAAGGCCGATGCCACCAAGATGTTTTTCGAATGTCTCGTCTTGGCTACCAAGGACGCAATCAAGGTTGAGCAAggcgaggccctcggcgcaCCCATCAGAGTACGTGCAAAGCGTGGCCTCTGGGGTGCTTGGGCCGAGCGCGAGGCAGGCGGCGAGATtgcagaggaggaagaagccaaccAGCCTGAGCCGGCAGCCGTCAGCGCCCCGGCAGTTGCCGTCGAGGCATAG
- a CDS encoding Putative small heat shock protein translates to MSWAGPNGNNNPFNRPGGPQGFWNLIHSLDPNMRAGAGVDHSAPWANLPAGFPFHGSEFGFGGGPGGWGAYGGWGEHRRGFGHRRGGGRCGGRGHHGPHGRHGMNEADEADEAMRDPEEAMRDAPEETGNVSEKEKDDSPGTMRDSPDESPEHDFPQGPGRRGRGRHGRGPPGGDPWHHSRGHPHGHHGPRGPPPPPPGPHPPFFGAGHHHPPPPPPPPYNQPQGFDFANLQEYLSQFAGHPFAQQIREWATRFGGLNNPATGDGVRGGPTFANDDDSFTPPVDIFATEKSYILHFALPGAKKDDIGVDWDAEKGELRVAGVVYRPGDEDFLATMASSERRIGMFSRSVPLPPAGSEREDIDALSITAKMEDGILIVTVPKLEKEWTEIHKVDIE, encoded by the coding sequence ATGTCTTGGGCAGGGCCAAACGGCAATAACAACCCCTTCAATCGTCCAGGCGGGCCCCAAGGCTTCTGGAATTTGATACACTCTCTCGACCCCAACAtgcgcgccggcgccggcgtcgatcATTCAGCCCCTTGGGCTAACCTCCCCGCCGGCTTTCCCTTTCATGGTTCCGAATTCGGCTTTGGCGGCGGTCCCGGCGGCTGGGGTGCTTACGGCGGTTGGGGAGAGCACCGACGAGGCTTCGGCcaccgtcgcggcggcggccgatgTGGTGGCCGGGGCCATCACGGCCCCCATGGTCGTCACGGCATgaacgaggccgacgaggccgatgaggccATGCGCGACCCCGAAGAGGCCATGCGTGACGCCCCCGAGGAGACTGGCAACGTCTctgagaaggagaaggacgacTCTCCCGGCACCATGCGCGACAGCCCTGATGAGAGTCCCGAGCACGACTTTCCCCAGGGCCCAGGACGGCGCGGTCGCGGACGTCACGGCCGTGGACCCCCGGGCGGCGACCCCTGGCACCACAGCCGAGGCCATCCTCATGGCCACCAcggtcctcgaggcccaccaccgccgcctcccggcCCCCATCCCCCATTCTTCGGCGCCggtcaccaccacccacccccgcctccgcctccgccatACAACCAGCCCCAAGGCTTTGACTTCGCCAACCTGCAAGAATATCTGAGCCAGTTCGCGGGCCACCCCTTCGCTCAACAGATCCGCGAGTGGGCGACCCGCTTCGGCGGCCTTAACAATCCCGccaccggcgacggcgtccgcgGCGGTCCCACCTTCGCCAACGATGACGACTCGTTCACGCCGCCCGTCGACATCTTCGCCACGGAGAAGTCCTACATCTTGCACTTCGCGCTCCCGGgcgccaagaaggacgacaTTGGCGTCGACTGGGAtgccgagaagggcgagcTCCGCGTCGCGGGCGTGGTCTATCgccccggcgacgaggacttcCTTGCGACCATGGCGTCGAGCGAGCGCAGGATCGGCATGTTTAGCCGCTCCGTCCCCTTGCCGCCTGCCGGCTCCGAGAGAGAGGATATTGACGCGCTGTCCATCACGGCCAAGATGGAGGATGGTATCCTCATTGTTACCGTCCCCAAACTCGAGAAAGAGTGGACTGAGATTCACAAGGTTGACATCGAGTAA
- a CDS encoding Putative WW domain, phoD-like phosphatase, metallophosphatase domain, WW domain superfamily translates to MERSRGVPDAELFLHKPAEEDCDSPTVEPLRIFKPQSPNPSNDRFKYPAPPSASGSSPFTSKPTFPLPPGASSSAAPLPYPDEEDLRPGKPTKPTITAPKRFGSDYNDITPRLNASPVETKSPTLAERRGTGPRPLGAASPQSPAGEDGGLFAKPLTAPQPQRPTASTTNYPSYTKKPYYPPPAGASSPTPPAQSQYQSRPPQSSDHLDMPGQNSVNRFASTASTSTTRASRGSPPPPETPIVEPGVIPGGSIEARYAASGISGTATLTSLQAQQAQSAAASQRLAQYGGAPPPARPWTPTENPENQPHGPPTVYQGMNPVTSPTQSTFSPPPQQATNQADQPALQVSVLEQDYQRLGLNDPPPAYSSVTPPSNSSYPAEKQRPAQQRADSTPSVATSAAQPPLKKPATVGPAAAGLASPSLQGHPAFANDPRPEQNGQSSAAQNAPVVQTVQTPASFQGAGPSSPPPLPEGWIAHLDQNSGQYYYIHLASQATQWEFPKGPDPMQHEAAPLSPTTSTYGNPLASPMFGKQSLGSPMFPPQTPGYAESIMSVAASQTPTTAGFSGPPPSAGVDMYRIQPTNGVYFGPYLRYCNMDFEKGSWLGSIMIVTDAPQPPTIHIHPSNDLSPNPRQLTPHNIFTHQRWTFYKYDIDLPMSEHGTERWTYAVTSHLGCTRYEFVIAGRHEIGWRFVAHSNNDFAASTSQAERSKLGGVGFMWKDVLQKNVDCGGFHVQLGLGNQIYGDRLWKEVPLLKQWLAMSGRDNRKNAQWTARHEEDVSHAYFHYYTSHFDQPYLREAFAQIPHVLQVDDHDIFDGYGSYPEYMQGSQMFKNVGRIAVEMYLLFQHHTTVEILRNVSNDTDLFTITGQGWHFVKYLGPAVVVVGPDCRSERNQSRVMAGPTYQGIFPKVATLPPSVQHCIWMVSVPLVYPRLEAVESLAGAVATGKKVVNTSYNLLGKVTSSVAGVVGGKDVVAQGFTQVKKAVGKSGLMGNVLNQFGEIDIAEIFKDMWTHDSKDLERTYLIRTLQGISQQKGIRMTFLSGDVNCAGAGLVHDPTHPSDHKTMYQVITSPIVAQPASNYILKLLHNNKSLYVPQNGHKSGHEVSDTKEDMMEIFHTDASGSSRELKKLMGRRNYLAVVAYDPEAVSGQQQQQPQQQQQQGLQKLSLAVDFVVQGDGAFTAPTKYGPVIVPHLEFGR, encoded by the exons ATGGAGCGCAGTCGCGGCGTCCCTGACGCCGAGCTGTTCCTTCACAAGCCTGCCGAGGAAGATTGCGACAGCCCAACGGTTGAGCCCTTGAGAATATTCAAACCTCAGAGTCCCAACCCGTCGAACGACCGCTTCAAGTACCCTGCTCCtccgtcggcctcgggctcgtccCCCTTCACATCGAAGCCGACATTCCCTCTGCCTCCGGGCGCCTCGAGCTCTGCCGCCCCTCTACCTTATcccgacgaagaagacctTCGGCCCGGGAAGCCAACCAAACCTACCATCACCGCCCCGAAGCGCTTTGGCTCTGACTACAATGATATCACCCCGCGGTTGAATGCCAGTCCGGTCGAGACGAAAAGCCCTACCCTCGCTGAACGACGTGGCACCGGCCCGAGGCCACTGGGCGCTGCATCTCCTCAGAGCCCAGCTGGCGAAGACGGTGGTCTTTTCGCGAAGCCTTTGACCGCGCCCCAGCCTCAGCGCCCGACCGCTTCTACCACAAACTACCCCTCTTATACCAAGAAACCCTACTACCCCCCGCCGGCCGGCGCATCAAGTCCCACGCCGCCTGCCCAGAGCCAGTACCAGAGCCGACCACCTCAGAGCTCCGATCATCTCGACATGCCGGGCCAGAACAGTGTGAACAGATTCGCCTCTACCGCTTCGACCTCCACGACCCGCGCCAGCCGGGGATCTCCACCCCCGCCAGAGACCCCGATTGTGGAACCCGGGGTCATCCCTGGTGGTAGCATCGAGGCGCGGTACGCCGCGTCCGGTATCTCAGGCACAGCGACCTTGACCAGCCTCCAGGCGCAACAAGCAcagagcgccgccgcctcccagaGATTAGCCCAGTATGGCGGAGCTCCACCCCCGGCGCGGCCGTGGACGCCCACCGAGAACCCGGAGAATCAACCCCATGGGCCGCCTACGGTATACCAGGGGATGAATCCGGTGACTAGCCCTACACAGTCCACGTTtagtcctcctcctcagcagGCGACGAACCAAGCGGACCAGCCCGCTCTCCAGGTAAgcgtcctcgagcaggaCTACCAGCGGCTAGGCTTGAACGACCCTCCGCCGGCCTACTCGAGTGTCACCCCGCCAAGCAACTCGTCATACCCTGCCGAGAAGCAGCGACCTGCTCAGCAAAGGGCTGATTCAACGCCGTCCGTCGCCACTTCCGCTGCTCAACCACCTCTAAAGAAGCCTGCGACAGTCGGGCCTGCTGCGGCAGGCTTGGCGTCGCCTTCTCTCCAGGGTCATCCGGCTTTCGCCAACGACCCGAGACCGGAGCAGAACGGACAGTCGTCAGCCGCACAGAATGCCCCTGTTGTGCAAACTGTTCAGACGCCCGCGAGCTTCCAAGGCGCCGGCCCGTCATCTCCACCCCCGTTACCAGAGGGCTGGATTGCGCATCTTGACCAGAACTCCGGACAGTACTACTATATCCACTTGGCGTCGCAGGCTACTCAGTGGGAGTTCCCCAAGGGCCCTGATCCTATGCAGCATGAAGCTGCGCCCCTGTCGCCCACGACGTCAACCTACGGCAACCCTCTCGCATCTCCCATGTTTGGAAAACAGTCTCTTGGATCCCCGATGTTTCCTCCCCAGACGCCAGGTTACGCCGAGAGCATCATGAGCGTTGCGGCGTCTCAGACGCCGACAACTGCTGGATTTTCCGGGCCACCTCCGAGTGCCGGCGTCGATATGTACAGGATCCAGCCAACAAACGGTGTCTACTTTGGCCCCTACTTGCGGTACTGTAACATGGACTTTGAAAAGGGCTCATGGCTGGGAAGTATCATGATCGTGACAGACGCACCACAGCCGCCAACCATCCACATTCACCCGAGTAACGATCTTTCGCCCAACCCACGCCAGCTGACACCGCACAATATATTCACACACCAGCGCTGGACGTTTTACAAGTACGATATCGATCTGCCCATGAGCGAACATGGAACTGAGAGATGGACATACGCCGTGACGTCGCATCTGGGATGTACGCGCTACGAGTTCGTCATTGCCGGCCGCCATGAAATTGGCTGGAGGTTCGTTGCCCACTCGAACAACGACTTTGCTGCGTCAACGTCTCAGGCCGAGCGCTCGAAACTTGGCGGTGTTGGCTTTATGTGGAAGGACGTGCTTCAAAAGAACGTCGACTGCGGCGGCTTCCACGTCCAGCTTGGTCTGGGCAACCAGATCTACGGCGACAGATTGTGGAAGGAAGTTCCGTTGCTGAAGCAGTGGCTGGCAATGAGTGGCAGAGATAACAGGAAGAACGCGCAATGGACGGCGCGCCATGAGGAGGATGTCTCCCACGCCTACTTCCATTACTACACCAGTCACTTTGACCAGCCTTACTTGCGAGAAGCCTTCGCTCAGATCCCGCATGTTTTGCAGGTTGATGACCACGACAT TTTTGACGGCTACGGCTCGTACCCAGAGTACATGCAAGGGTCCCAAATGTTCAAGAACGTCggccgcatcgccgtcgaAATGTACTTGCTCTTCCAACACCACACAACCGTGGAGATTCTCCGAAACGTCAGCAACGACACGGACCTTTTCACCATTACTGGCCAGGGCTGGCACTTTGTCAAGTATCTTGGTCCTGCagtggttgttgttggaCCTGACTGTAGATCCGAGAGAAACCAAAGCCGCGTCATGGCCGGTCCAACGTATCAGGGCATCTTTCCCAAGGTTGCGACGTTGCCGCCTAGCGTGCAACACTGCATATGGATGGTGTCCGTGCCTCTCGTCTACCCGCGCCTCGAGGCAGTCGAGAGCTTAGCTGGCGCCGTTGCGACTGGCAAGAAGGTTGTCAACACGTCGTACAACCTGCTTGGCAAGGTCACGAGCTCGGTGGCCggtgtcgtcggcggcaaggacgtTGTGGCACAGGGTTTCACCCAGGTGAAGAAGGCTGTCGGAAAGTCCGGTCTCATGGGCAACGTCCTGAACCAGTTTGGTGAGATCGATATCGCCGAGATCTTCAAGGACATGTGGACGCATGACTCCAAGGACCTGGAAAGGACTTACCTCATCCGGACCCTTCAAGGCATATCTCAACAAAAGGGTATTCGTATGACGTTTTTGTCAGGAG ACGTCAATTGCGCGGGAGCGGGCCTGGTCCACGACCCGACGCACCCTAGCGACCACAAGACAATGTACCAGGTCATCACGTCGCCCATCGTCGCGCAGCCGGCGAGCAACTACATACTCAAGCTTCTTCACAACAACAAGAGCCTCTACGTGCCTCAGAACGGGCACAAGTCCGGCCACGAGGTATCGGACACCAAGGAAGACATGATGGAGATCTTTCATACCGACGCTAGCGGCTCCTCGCGGGAGCTCAAGAAGCTCATGGGGCGCAGGAACTACCTTGCGGTCGTTGCGTACGACCCCGAGGCCGTAtccggccagcagcagcagcagccgcaacagcaacagcaacagggCTTGCAGAAGCTGAGCCTGGCGGTTGACTTTGTGGTACAGGGAGATGGTGCCTTCACGGCGCCAACAAAGTACGGGCCGGTGATTGTGCCCCATCTGGAGTTTGGTCGGTAG
- a CDS encoding Putative HAD-superfamily hydrolase, subfamily IIB, HAD superfamily, phosphomannomutase, cap: MATSLPSYPPLEERPLKTTICLFDVDGTLTPARLGASPEILDLLARLRQKCAIGFVGGSDYSKQQEQLGNASTPVTTLFDFCFSENGLTAFKLGQPLASNSFIKYIGEDQYKELVRFALHHIADLDIPIKRGTFIEFRNGMVNISPIGRNASNAERLAFEEYDKVHNVRRDFVAKLRERFGHLGLTFSIGGQISFDVFPTGWDKTYCLGHLENEAKKEGGIKYEHIHFFGDKTAEGGNDYEIYVDERTIGHSVSGPEDTMRIIKETFDL, from the exons ATGgccacctccctccccagCTACCCCCCTCTCGAGGAGCGGCCGCTCAAGACGACGATTTGCCTCTTCGATGTCGACGGCACCCTCACTCCCGCTCGACTT GGCGCTTCCCCAGAGattctcgacctcctcgcccgcctccgccagaaGTGCGCCAttggcttcgtcggcggctccgACTACTCTaagcagcaggagcagctgGGCAACGCCAGCACACCCGTTACTACCCTCTTCGACTTCTGCTTCTCCGAGAACGGCCTGACAGCCTTCAAGCTCGGCCAGCCCCTCGCTTCCAACAGCTTCATCAAGTACATCGGCGAGGACCAGTACAAGGAGCTCGTCCGCTTCGCCCTGCACcacatcgccgacctcgacatccccATCAAGCGCGGCACCTTCATCGAGTTCCGCAACGGCATGGTCAACATCTCCCCCATCGGCCGCAATGCCTCCAACGCCGAACGCCTGGCCTTTGAGGAGTACGACAAGGTCCACAACGTCCGCCGCGACTTCGTCGCCAAGCTGCGTGAGCGCTtcggccacctcggcctgACCTTCTCCATCGGCGGCCAGATCTCCTTCGACGTCTTCCCCACCGGCTGGGACAAGACGTACtgcctcggccacctcgagaacgaggccaagaaggagggtgGGATTAAGTACGAGCACATTCACTTCTTTGGcgacaagacggccgagggtGGCAACGACTACGAAATCTACGTTGACGAGCGCACCATCGGCCACTCAGTCAGCGGTCCCGAGGACACCATGCGCATTATCAAGGAGACCTTCGACTTGTGA